In one window of Vibrio sp. DW001 DNA:
- a CDS encoding ABC transporter permease: MQTALDISWIQLSLFSLVLLVPLYINHRYQLELMKDMVTATIRMAVQLVLVGIYLEFVFQTNNLLLNLLWLSVMVVIGSNAIITKAKLPVRLLFLPVLTGLLIGLTPLLFILTFAIIQPTPLYSAQYIIPLSGMLLGNSLSGNIVALQNLYDAFEQRKSEYEAAISLGASPQYASIPFVRVAMQKSLAPILASMATTGVVTLPGMMTGQILGGTSPMIAIKYQMIILIAIFVMMSISITITLQLSLKKTLTKEGRVRVKFL, translated from the coding sequence ATGCAGACAGCCTTAGATATTTCTTGGATACAGCTTTCGCTCTTCTCTCTTGTGCTTCTTGTACCTTTGTATATTAATCATCGGTATCAACTGGAATTGATGAAGGATATGGTAACCGCCACCATTAGAATGGCCGTCCAACTTGTATTAGTAGGCATCTATTTAGAATTCGTATTTCAGACCAATAACCTATTACTCAATTTATTATGGTTAAGCGTCATGGTCGTTATCGGAAGTAACGCGATAATCACGAAAGCTAAGCTACCTGTAAGGCTGTTATTTTTACCGGTTTTAACGGGTTTATTGATAGGGTTGACCCCCCTACTTTTTATTCTAACTTTCGCCATCATTCAACCAACGCCTTTATATAGTGCCCAATACATTATCCCTCTGTCTGGAATGCTACTTGGCAATAGTTTGAGTGGGAATATCGTCGCACTGCAAAATCTGTATGATGCATTTGAACAACGTAAATCTGAATACGAAGCGGCTATCTCTCTAGGTGCCTCACCACAGTACGCGTCTATCCCTTTTGTTCGTGTCGCGATGCAAAAATCCCTAGCACCAATCCTTGCCTCTATGGCGACAACTGGGGTCGTTACACTTCCGGGTATGATGACAGGGCAAATATTAGGCGGCACTAGCCCAATGATTGCCATCAAATACCAGATGATAATTTTGATCGCTATCTTTGTCATGATGTCCATTTCAATAACAATTACGCTTCAATTGAGCTTAAAAAAGACCCTTACTAAAGAAGGTAGGGTGAGGGTGAAATTTCTTTAA